The Clostridiales bacterium FE2011 sequence TTTTTCCCATCAGCCGGGCGGACTGGAAAGCGCCCGCGATGACCCGGAAGGGATCGGTAAAGTTTTTCCAGTCATGATAACGGCGGAGCTTTCCGCTCTTGACCGCATGGTAGGTGATGCCTTCCACGGCGCGCATTTTCGGCGCTTCCATGCCGTTCTCCGTGCCGATATAGTGGATTTCATACCCGGCTTCCTTCAGCCTGGGGATCAGTGCCAGATGTGGGGTGACATGACCCAGGGTTCCGCCGCCGGTTAAAACGATTTTTTTCAAAATAACACTCCAAACTATATTTGGAATTCTGAATCCGGAATTCAGGATTCCATATTAATTCATAATTATATAGTGTGAATTCCATATGGGAATAACGCAATTATATATCATTCAGCCATTGGAAGCAAATTTCTCCCCGCAGACAGAAACTGAAACAGGGAGCTTCCAGTCAGGCGTGTGGGGTATCCTTTTTTTTCTTTGCGTTGAGGCTGTGGAGAGCAGGAACGTGACAGAGGGACAATGGCGTCATATGGATGACGTCAAATGCAAAATTAAGATTGCATAATGCGGAATGATATACTCGACGTGAAAACGGAACGTGACAGAAGGGACAGACCAAGCGTCACGGTCAACGACTGTGACACTTGGTCTGTCCCGCTGTCACATTCCGCCAGGCGTGATGGATATTTTACTTTACAGGCGTTCTGACTGGTTGAAAGTATATATCATTATGAATTGTGAATTATCCAAAAATCAAGCAGTCAGCCGCCTGCTTGCTTTTTTGATATTTGTATGGCATGATAACGGCAGATTACAACCGGAGAAGGAAATCATGGAGAAGAAGAATATCACCATCTATGATATCGCGAAGGAAGCCCAGGTCAGTCCGGCTACTGTATCCAGGATTCTGACCGGTACAGCTTCTGTGCGCGAGGAAAAACGCAAGAGAGTGATGGAAGTGATCCGCAAATATGACTTCCATCCGAATGCGTATGCCCGCGCGCTGACAGAAAACAGAAGCCGGACTATTGCCGTGATTGTGGCCCACAGTGACAACTCCTATTACAGCAGTGTGTTTGCCGCCTGCGAAAGTGAGGCCCATAAGCGGGGATACGTGACACTGCTGATGGATACCACGTCCCGGCCGGAGAAGGAGATTTCCGTGCTGAACCGTATCCGGGAGCTCCGTCCGGAAGCCGTGATCCTCTGCGGCGGACGCATTGACCTGGAGGAGCAGGATCCGGCTTTCACCGTCCTGCTGCGGAAGACGCTGGGCTATACCCGGATTGTGGTGGGCGCCCGCAGCCCCATGCCGGAAATCCCGGGTATCTTCGTGGATCACCGGGCTTCTGTGGAACTGGGCGTCCGCTACCTGGCGGGACTCGGCCACCGGGAGATCGGCTTCGTTTACGCCGGGGGAGAATACTACGGAACCGTGGAGCGGCTGGACTGCTTCCGCCGGGTGATGGGTGAGCTGGGCCTGCCCGTGGATGAAAAGATGCTGATCGGCGTATCGGATTATACGGTGCAAGCCGGCCTGGAAGGTGTGGAAACCCTGCTGAAGCTGAAGCGGAAGCCCACCGCCCTGCTGGGCATGAACGACCTGGTCAGCGCGGGCATCCTGCAGGGATTGCTGGCCGCCGGCCTGCATGTGCCGGAGGATATTTCGCTATTGGGTTTCGACGATACCTTTGTCACCGGGATCACCACACCGAAACTGACATCTGTGGGGTATGATTACCAGGCTTTCGGCACTTCTCTGGTGCAGACCGCCCTGGACCCGCAGAATGAGTGGCCGCAGGAGCGGCGCATTCCTGTCTTCATCACGGAACGGGAATCCTGCGCACCGCCGAAAAAGGCCTGAAAATGTATAATATGGTAAAAAAGAATAAAGTTCTTGCAATGCAGTCCCGCCTTTGTTATAATGACCTCAGGTAAAGATGAATTTCATTTGTTTTTATTGTGAAGAAAAAAGGATTCCGGGACTTTTTTTGACAGGAGATTTGAAACCGGTTTCATTCTTTTTTCAGGGATTTGAAACCGGTTTCAGGATCCGGACCACACACTGACAGGAACGAAAGAGAAGGAGTGAGTCACTTGCAAAAAGCCGCGCAGCAGAAGGTGATCAATTACCGCAAGCCTTCCGTGGGTCGTACCATCGTGCAGAACAAGACGCTGATCCTGATGTGCCTTCCGGCCATCCTGTTCTTCCTCGTCTTTTCCTACCTGCCCATGCCCGGCGCGTACATCGCCTTCACGAACTTCCAGTACAACAAGGGTATTTTTGCCAGCCCCTTTGTGGGACTGAAGAACTTCCAGTTCCTCTTCATCTCCGGCCAGCTGGGCCTGCTGCTGAAGAACACGGTGCTGTACAACCTGGCCTTTATCGTCTGCGGCAATATCCTGCAGCTGGCATTCGCCATCATGCTGAATGAAGTGGCCTGCAAGGGATACAAGAAGCTGGCGCAGAGCATCATGTTCCTGCCGTACTTCATCTCGGACGTTCTGGTGTCCCTGCTGGTGTACAACATGCTGAACTATGACTACGGCTTCATCTCCCATCTGGTTCGCAGCCTGGGCATGGAGATGCCAAAGGTTTACCAGAACGCGGGAGCCTGGCCCTTCATCATCGTGCTGGTTCATCTGTGGAAGTCCACCGGTTATGGCACCGTGGTTTATTTCGCGGCCATTACCGGCATGGATTCTTCCATGATGGAAGCAGCCCAGATTGACGGCGCCAACGCCTGGCAGCGCATCCGCTACATCACGCTGCCGACCCTGAAGCCCACGGTTATCATCCTGTTCCTCTTCGCCATCGGCGGCATCCTGAAAGGTAACTTCGGACTGTTCTACAACCTGGTAGGCAACAACTCCATGCTGTTCAAGACCACGGACATCATTGAAACCTACGTCTACCGATCCATGATGAACAGCTTCAACTTCTCCCAGAGCAG is a genomic window containing:
- a CDS encoding LacI family DNA-binding transcriptional regulator: MEKKNITIYDIAKEAQVSPATVSRILTGTASVREEKRKRVMEVIRKYDFHPNAYARALTENRSRTIAVIVAHSDNSYYSSVFAACESEAHKRGYVTLLMDTTSRPEKEISVLNRIRELRPEAVILCGGRIDLEEQDPAFTVLLRKTLGYTRIVVGARSPMPEIPGIFVDHRASVELGVRYLAGLGHREIGFVYAGGEYYGTVERLDCFRRVMGELGLPVDEKMLIGVSDYTVQAGLEGVETLLKLKRKPTALLGMNDLVSAGILQGLLAAGLHVPEDISLLGFDDTFVTGITTPKLTSVGYDYQAFGTSLVQTALDPQNEWPQERRIPVFITERESCAPPKKA
- a CDS encoding sugar ABC transporter permease; amino-acid sequence: MCLPAILFFLVFSYLPMPGAYIAFTNFQYNKGIFASPFVGLKNFQFLFISGQLGLLLKNTVLYNLAFIVCGNILQLAFAIMLNEVACKGYKKLAQSIMFLPYFISDVLVSLLVYNMLNYDYGFISHLVRSLGMEMPKVYQNAGAWPFIIVLVHLWKSTGYGTVVYFAAITGMDSSMMEAAQIDGANAWQRIRYITLPTLKPTVIILFLFAIGGILKGNFGLFYNLVGNNSMLFKTTDIIETYVYRSMMNSFNFSQSSAVGLFQSVVGFFIVLGANAFVKHLDPDYALF